TCATATTCGTGATGATGCAATGCGTGTCCGTTGTGTCGCCGCCGGCACGGTTGATGAGTATTTTGGGCCGCGAGCGATGCCGGTAGGTGGTGAGCAGAAGCTGGAAGTACAGAACCCACACGACCAGGGTTGCGCCGCCGAGCAGGCTGTCGACTGCCGCGCCATGTTGATCGAGCCATGTCCACATGGTCTTCACGCCCTTTGCTGATCCAATTGATCGGAGCCCCAGAACCTCCTTCGCGGCGCATTGTTCCGACCTGGAGCATCGGGCGCGGCTTCTTCCGGAACCTTTGGCGTCTTTTCCAGTTCGAGGGCTCAACCAGGAAAGGAGTTGAGATGACGTTATTCCCGAACGATCAGAGCGACATCATGGAACGCATTTCGGCCCGCAGCACCATGCGGACTGCCGTGGTGACCGGACCGGGACGCATGCATATCGAGGAGAGGCCGCTGCCGACGCCGCAGGCCGGCGAAGTGCGCGTCCGGCTGCAGGGGTGCGGCGTCTGCGCTTCCAATCTGGTGCCATGGTCGGGTCCGGAGTGGATGGAGTTTCCGCTGCCGCCGGGCGATCTCGGCCATGAAGGCTGGGGGCTTGTCGACAGCATCGGCGCGGATGTCGATCCCGGTCTGCTCGGCCAGCGGGTGGCAACGCTTTCCCATGCGAGCTTTGCCGAATACGACATCGCCCAGGTGGATGAAATCGTCCCCTTGCCGAAGGAACTGGATGGCCGTCCCGTGCCGGGCGAGCCGCTCGGCTGCGCCATGAACATCTTTCATCGCAGCGGTATCCGGCCTGGCGACCGGGTGGCGATCATAGGCATCGGCTTCCTCGGGGCCCTGCTCACGCAGCTTGCCGCCAATGCCGGAGCGGAGGTGATTGCGATTTCCCGGCGGCAATCCTCGCTCGAACTGGCGGAGCAGTTCGGGGCGGAAACGACGATCGCCATGGACGACCACTGGCAGATCATAGAAACCGTCAGCCAACTGACCGAAGGCCGGTTCTGTGATGTGGTCATTGAAACCGCAGGAAAGCAGTGGCCGCTCGATCTTGCCGCAGAACTCTGCGCCGAGCGTGGTCGCCTGATTATCGCCGGCTACCACCAGGACGGCCCGAGACAGGTCAACATGCAGCTCTGGAATTGGCGCGGCCTCGACGTCATCAACGCCCATGAACGCGCGCCGGAAGCCTATCGCAAGGGCACGACGGAAGCCATCGAGGCCGTTGTCGCGGGACGGCTGAATCCCTGGCCGCTCCTGACCCACAGCTATCCGCTGGATCGTCTCGGCGAGGCGCTGGACGACGCGGCGGCCAGACCCGACGGCTTTGTCAAGGGCTTCGTGAGATTCGACTGACGGACGATGGCGTCGTCTACCGCTCATCCTTCTTCGGCTTCTCCGCCTTGTTCGGTGGGAGACGGTGCACGGTCGCGTCCTCCGATCCGGTGATCACGGTCGGCTTGGCGCTGGCCACGCCGTCGCTTTCGCCGCCGGACTGCTTCTTTGCGAATTGCGGTTTGGCATCCTTTTCGATGCGCTTCTTGGACTTCGAATGATCGGGCATGCTCACTCCTCGGTGTGTTTTGCTGGTTCTTCTGTCGATCCGTTGCCGACGGCCCCACCGTTTCCGCGCGGCGGGCTGTTCCGGAACCGGTGAGGTGGAGAAAGGTTCCGGAGTCGCCGTAAACCGCGCCTTTTGCGAGGGTCGAG
This window of the Martelella lutilitoris genome carries:
- a CDS encoding MDR/zinc-dependent alcohol dehydrogenase-like family protein, which translates into the protein MTLFPNDQSDIMERISARSTMRTAVVTGPGRMHIEERPLPTPQAGEVRVRLQGCGVCASNLVPWSGPEWMEFPLPPGDLGHEGWGLVDSIGADVDPGLLGQRVATLSHASFAEYDIAQVDEIVPLPKELDGRPVPGEPLGCAMNIFHRSGIRPGDRVAIIGIGFLGALLTQLAANAGAEVIAISRRQSSLELAEQFGAETTIAMDDHWQIIETVSQLTEGRFCDVVIETAGKQWPLDLAAELCAERGRLIIAGYHQDGPRQVNMQLWNWRGLDVINAHERAPEAYRKGTTEAIEAVVAGRLNPWPLLTHSYPLDRLGEALDDAAARPDGFVKGFVRFD